In Ruminococcus sp. HUN007, a genomic segment contains:
- a CDS encoding WYL domain-containing protein, producing the protein MSTFSELIKTFSRTRDYVRDFFIYGCKVRDDFKHKSSRTYDDERRRTESWLGDYINHDDSKRGRQISMSVDSGHITENPLYQAYYAKSFTDNDIKLHFFLIDLLANGKQFTSQELTNLLFRKYDFYLDEKTVRTKLKEYSDEGLFICEKEGRTPYYSISPDTFDEMSGRYPGLKDAVRFFSEIQPFGVIGNSILKSCDMQNDRFIMKHNYIARTLEDDILLDILEAMRSERSVKLKIFPARLYLSENTKELNRICVPMKISTSAQTGRRYLIVYTPNKNSFDSIRLDYIKEVKPDEPCPEYSALIEKLNEELTHVFGISFSGRNGTEEITPLRITMHISPEEYYIFDRVKREIRYGKIEQTGENTYLLTLDIYDPKEAVPWIRTFTGRIISVEGETEEICRQFRTDTEAMAKLYGEVQA; encoded by the coding sequence GTGAGCACATTTTCTGAACTTATCAAAACATTCAGCCGTACCCGCGACTATGTGCGGGACTTTTTTATCTACGGCTGCAAGGTTCGTGATGATTTCAAACACAAGAGCAGCCGAACTTATGACGACGAACGCCGACGCACGGAAAGCTGGCTCGGTGACTATATAAATCATGATGATTCAAAACGAGGCAGACAGATAAGCATGTCGGTGGACAGCGGACATATAACTGAAAACCCGCTGTATCAGGCTTACTACGCAAAGAGTTTCACGGATAACGACATAAAACTTCATTTCTTCCTGATTGACCTTCTTGCAAACGGAAAACAGTTTACTTCACAGGAACTTACTAATCTTCTTTTTAGGAAATACGATTTTTATCTCGATGAAAAAACTGTCCGCACAAAACTTAAGGAATATTCAGACGAGGGACTTTTCATCTGTGAAAAGGAAGGCAGAACACCGTATTACAGTATTTCACCGGATACTTTCGATGAAATGTCCGGACGTTATCCCGGACTTAAAGATGCTGTAAGATTCTTTTCCGAGATACAGCCTTTCGGGGTTATCGGAAACAGTATTCTTAAAAGCTGCGATATGCAAAACGACAGATTTATCATGAAGCACAACTACATCGCCCGTACTCTGGAAGATGACATACTCCTTGATATTCTTGAAGCCATGCGTTCTGAACGTTCAGTAAAACTTAAAATCTTTCCGGCACGTTTATATCTTTCAGAAAACACAAAGGAACTGAACCGGATCTGCGTTCCGATGAAGATAAGCACATCTGCCCAGACCGGACGGCGATATCTGATAGTATATACGCCGAATAAGAACAGCTTTGATTCCATAAGGCTCGATTATATAAAAGAGGTCAAACCGGATGAACCGTGTCCGGAATATTCAGCTCTGATCGAAAAGCTGAATGAAGAACTCACGCACGTTTTCGGCATTTCATTTTCCGGAAGAAACGGTACGGAGGAGATAACTCCTCTGCGCATAACGATGCATATTTCTCCTGAGGAATACTACATTTTCGACCGTGTGAAACGTGAAATAAGATACGGAAAAATTGAGCAGACCGGCGAAAACACCTATCTGCTCACGCTTGATATATATGATCCAAAAGAAGCTGTTCCGTGGATAAGGACATTCACCGGAAGGATCATTTCGGTTGAAGGAGAAACTGAAGAGATATGCAGACAGTTCCGGACTGATACCGAGGCCATGGCCAAGCTCTATGGGGAGGTGCAGGCATGA
- a CDS encoding WYL domain-containing protein has protein sequence MNIFHEIYGTYFRIVKHLLKRRRMTESELNSVIIDEGYRDSCLFLQPRLIPNADGSDWGLFRKNDDGTLSANTKNDPQSPLTLLQKRWLRTKLDDPRIRLFLSDDEYSGLTEELKDTAPLYTYEMLYFYDQFSDGDPFEDRKYKMHFREILTALREREILDVSYRSGKGNGKRLRVVPFYIEYSEKNDKIRVHCIFPFSEQKENFIILNIGRILSLKRTGIFFSGEIDSEACFRQTRCEEPVTVRINPERNAHERFMMEFAPYEKRTELDTETGVMTVQLWYDSLDETEILIRLLGFGPMLEIVSPPDFRKQAVERIKRQCEIMKSE, from the coding sequence ATGAACATATTTCATGAGATATACGGCACTTACTTCCGTATCGTAAAACACCTGCTTAAGCGCAGACGCATGACGGAATCAGAACTGAATTCGGTTATAATCGATGAAGGATACCGCGACTCGTGCCTTTTCCTGCAGCCGAGACTGATACCTAACGCTGACGGATCTGACTGGGGACTTTTCCGGAAAAACGATGACGGAACACTTTCTGCCAACACAAAGAACGATCCGCAGTCTCCTCTCACTCTCCTTCAGAAAAGATGGCTCCGCACAAAGCTTGATGATCCGCGTATCCGTCTGTTCCTGTCGGATGATGAGTACTCCGGTCTTACGGAAGAACTAAAAGATACTGCTCCTCTTTACACTTATGAGATGCTTTATTTCTACGACCAGTTCAGTGACGGTGATCCGTTTGAAGACAGGAAATATAAAATGCATTTCCGTGAGATACTTACTGCACTGCGCGAACGAGAGATACTTGATGTGTCATACCGTTCAGGGAAAGGCAATGGAAAGCGTCTGCGCGTTGTCCCGTTCTACATCGAATACTCAGAGAAGAATGACAAGATTCGTGTCCACTGCATTTTTCCGTTCAGTGAGCAGAAAGAGAATTTCATCATACTCAATATCGGACGTATTCTTTCACTGAAACGCACAGGAATTTTCTTTTCAGGTGAAATTGATTCAGAGGCATGCTTCCGCCAGACCCGCTGTGAAGAACCGGTCACTGTCCGCATAAATCCGGAACGCAACGCTCACGAAAGATTTATGATGGAATTTGCGCCGTATGAAAAGCGCACAGAACTTGATACGGAAACCGGAGTGATGACAGTACAGCTCTGGTACGACAGCCTCGATGAAACTGAAATACTCATCCGCCTGCTCGGATTCGGTCCGATGCTTGAAATTGTTTCGCCGCCAGATTTCCGCAAACAGGCCGTCGAAAGAATAAAAAGACAGTGCGAAATTATGAAGAGTGAATAA
- a CDS encoding lysophospholipid acyltransferase family protein: MDKKRKYGRYPLERRYRDYLFFDAFVKLTGHMYHFEVTGLEKIDPFEKYIICPNHESDLDCMWVWAALSECYSIDDMCALIAAEHLDDPLEKFIFRVSGGIPVDRKGDFSGALRRAAYLIEKKKKLLLIHPEGTRTRSGNLGEYKKGAALISKNTGVKTVPVRIIGSGKIYPVTNRLPRLFDIENIEKYDLKIIFGDPIDPEGKSAQEITDELRRQTEEM, translated from the coding sequence ATGGATAAAAAAAGAAAGTACGGACGTTATCCGCTTGAAAGAAGATACAGGGACTATCTGTTCTTTGATGCGTTTGTAAAACTTACCGGACACATGTATCATTTTGAAGTTACAGGTCTTGAAAAAATAGATCCGTTTGAAAAATACATCATCTGTCCGAATCATGAAAGTGATCTTGACTGCATGTGGGTATGGGCAGCGCTGAGTGAATGCTATTCCATCGACGACATGTGCGCACTGATAGCTGCGGAACACCTTGATGATCCGCTTGAAAAATTCATTTTCCGCGTTTCCGGCGGCATACCTGTTGACCGTAAGGGCGATTTTTCCGGTGCACTGAGAAGAGCCGCTTATCTCATAGAGAAAAAGAAAAAACTCCTGCTCATTCATCCTGAGGGCACAAGAACGAGATCCGGAAACCTCGGTGAGTATAAAAAGGGAGCAGCACTTATCTCAAAGAATACAGGAGTAAAAACAGTCCCGGTCCGCATAATCGGTTCCGGCAAGATCTATCCGGTAACAAACAGACTGCCGAGACTTTTTGATATCGAAAACATTGAAAAATACGACTTGAAGATCATCTTCGGCGATCCGATAGATCCGGAAGGAAAGTCAGCACAGGAGATCACCGATGAGCTCAGACGGCAGACTGAGGAGATGTAA
- the thrB gene encoding homoserine kinase yields MIKIRVPATSANLGAGFDALGLALGFFNYVEMEESDRIDITSADGIEVPADETNMIYVAARDLYEICGRKLEGLKIIQTNNIPMARGLGSSSACIVAGLAGANHLLGNPLTQDDLVDLAAQIEGHPDNTAPALLGGIVTAVFDGRKVHWVKQEVYTKLHFEAMIPEFELKTEKARACLPKEVSHKDAVYNLSRAALFSASLLTGKYENLRTAVHDKLHQPYRMELIPHCRDVFDTAYTHGAYAVYVSGAGPTLMAIVDEENTFFKGKMEFSLENAGIHGWKVHDLLIDNEGTKIINE; encoded by the coding sequence ATGATAAAGATCAGAGTACCTGCAACAAGTGCCAATCTTGGTGCAGGCTTTGACGCACTGGGACTGGCTCTCGGTTTCTTCAACTATGTGGAAATGGAGGAATCGGACCGTATCGACATAACATCTGCTGACGGAATAGAAGTTCCGGCAGATGAGACTAATATGATATACGTTGCTGCAAGGGATCTTTACGAGATCTGCGGCAGAAAACTTGAAGGACTTAAAATAATCCAGACAAACAACATACCTATGGCAAGAGGGCTTGGTTCATCTTCAGCGTGTATCGTTGCCGGACTTGCAGGTGCAAATCATCTTCTCGGAAATCCGCTTACTCAGGATGATCTTGTTGACCTGGCAGCCCAGATAGAAGGACATCCGGACAACACAGCGCCTGCACTTCTCGGCGGTATAGTAACGGCTGTTTTCGACGGAAGAAAAGTCCACTGGGTAAAGCAGGAGGTTTATACAAAGCTTCATTTTGAAGCAATGATCCCTGAATTCGAACTTAAGACGGAAAAGGCAAGAGCTTGTCTGCCGAAGGAAGTTTCACATAAGGATGCTGTCTATAATCTTTCAAGAGCGGCACTTTTCTCGGCATCACTTCTTACCGGAAAATACGAGAATCTGCGCACTGCTGTACACGACAAGCTTCACCAGCCGTACAGAATGGAACTTATTCCGCACTGCCGCGACGTTTTTGACACAGCCTATACTCACGGTGCCTACGCCGTTTATGTTTCAGGCGCAGGTCCTACACTTATGGCAATAGTTGATGAGGAAAATACATTCTTCAAGGGCAAGATGGAATTCTCGCTTGAAAATGCAGGCATCCACGGCTGGAAGGTACACGATCTTCTCATCGATAACGAAGGCACGAAGATAATTAACGAATAA
- a CDS encoding DUF5662 family protein, with amino-acid sequence MNFFERFTGHLKTVTRHRHQVFLHCIKAGIVWQGLTHDLSKFSPCEFFNGVKYFQGTRSPHEGERETYGFSYAWMHHKGRNRHHFEYWSDYDYKTRLPIPVRMPVKYVKEMFCDRVAASKIYKKDKYTDSAPLEYFMLAKGKRSIHQETSDLIEMLLTMLAEKGEDATFEYIRNLKDYPEK; translated from the coding sequence ATGAATTTTTTTGAACGGTTTACAGGTCATCTTAAAACGGTGACCAGACACAGACATCAGGTTTTTCTGCACTGCATAAAGGCGGGCATTGTCTGGCAGGGACTTACACATGATCTTTCGAAGTTTTCACCGTGTGAGTTTTTTAATGGTGTGAAATACTTTCAGGGTACACGTTCGCCGCATGAGGGGGAACGTGAAACTTATGGGTTCTCGTATGCGTGGATGCATCACAAGGGCAGAAACAGACATCACTTTGAGTACTGGAGCGATTACGACTACAAGACAAGGTTGCCTATACCTGTACGCATGCCGGTAAAGTACGTTAAGGAAATGTTCTGTGACAGGGTTGCAGCCAGCAAGATCTATAAAAAGGACAAGTATACCGATTCGGCACCGCTTGAATATTTCATGCTTGCAAAGGGAAAGCGTTCTATTCATCAGGAAACTTCAGACCTTATTGAAATGCTTCTTACCATGCTGGCTGAAAAGGGCGAAGACGCGACATTTGAATATATAAGAAATCTTAAAGACTATCCGGAGAAATAA